ACGCGTCCGGCCCCAGGCGTCGAAGTGCAGCACGAGGGTGGGACCGTCCTCCGTGGGCCCGACCAGCCATCTGCCGTGCCGGCGCGGCCGGGCGAGGCGCCGGCCCTTCAGCGCTCGACCGAGGCCCTGCGGGGTCGTGTTGCGCAGCACCTCGGCGCCAGGAGCACGCACCCGCTGGACTCGCCGCCCCTGCGCATGCTCGGCGAGGAGCACGCGTTGCGCT
This genomic stretch from Luteitalea sp. harbors:
- a CDS encoding Fpg/Nei family DNA glycosylase, which encodes AQRVLLAEHAQGRRVQRVRAPGAEVLRNTTPQGLGRALKGRRLARPRRHGRWLVGPTEDGPTLVLHFDAWGRTRSRRRRHRGPPRRRVGHGQARAHRSAASGGSWQPSG